A single genomic interval of Numenius arquata chromosome 14, bNumArq3.hap1.1, whole genome shotgun sequence harbors:
- the NPTX2 gene encoding neuronal pentraxin-2 codes for MLPVVAGLLLAVAAGGRGSSSGEQESPPGSRFVCTSLPLEAAGAGCPLPPVPMQGGALPPEEELRATVLQLRETVLQQKETIGSQREAIRELTGKLSRCEGADGKSAPGTWKKELGKGKDTMGDLPRDPAQVIDQLSRTMQTLKDRLESLEHQLRANVSYAALPNDLREMLQRRLGDLERQLLSKVAELEDEKSLLHNETSAHRQKTETALNALLERVSELEKGNSAFKSPDEFKVSLPLRTNYLYGKIKKTLPELYAFTVCLWLRSSASPGIGTPFSYAVPGQANEIVLIEWGNNPIELLINDKVAQLPLFISDGKWHHICITWTTRDGMWEAFQDGEKLGTGENLAPWHPIKPGGVLILGQEQDTVGGRFDATQAFVGEMSQFNIWDRVLKAEDISNIANCSANMPGNIIPWVDNNVDVFGGATKWPVETCEERLLDL; via the exons ATGTTGCCCGTGGTCGCTGGGCTCCTGCTGGCCgtcgccgcgggcggccgggggtcGTCGTCGGGGGAGCAGGAGAGCCCGCCGGGGAGCCGCTTCGTCTGCACCTCGCTGCCGCTGGAGGCCGCCGGCGCGGGCTGCCCGCTGCCCCCGGTGCCCATGCAGGGCGGCGCGCTGCCCCCCGAGGAGGAGCTGAGAGCCACGGTGCTGCAGCTGCGGGAGACCGTCCTGCAGCAGAAGGAGACGATCGGCAGCCAGCGGGAGGCCATCCGGGAGCTCACCGGCAAGCTGAGCCGCTGCGAGGGCGCCGACGGCAAGTCCGCCCCGGGGACCTGGAAGAAGGAGCTGGGCAAGGGCAAGGACACTATGGGCGACCTGCCGCGGGACCCGGCGCAGGTCATCGACCAGCTGAGCCGCACCATGCAGACCCTGAAGGACCGGCTGGAGAGCCTGGAG CACCAGCTCCGAGCCAACGTGTCATATGCAGCGCTGCCTAATGACCTCCGAGAGATGCTTCAGCGGAGGCTTGGAGACCTGGAACGCCAGCTCCTAAGCAAAGTGGCCGAGCTTGAGGATGAAAAGTCTTTGCTTCATAATGAGACGTCAGCCCATCGGCAGAAGACGGAGACAGCCTTGAATGCATTGCTAGAAAGAGTGTCTGAATTAGAAAAAG GCAACAGTGCATTTAAGTCACCTGATGAATTCAAAGTCTCCCTTCCCCTTCGCACGAACTACTTGTACGGGAAGATCAAGAAGACGCTGCCCGAGCTGTATGCATTTACTGTCTGCTTGTGGCTGAGATCCAGCGCGTCTCCTGGAATCGGCACTCCCTTCTCATATGCTGTTCCCGGGCAGGCTAATGAAATTGTCCTCATAGAATGGGGGAATAATCCCATTGAACTGCTAATTAATGATAAG GTTGCCCAGCTCCCTCTCTTCATTAGTGATGGGAAATGGCATCATATCTGTATAACGTGGAcaaccagggatggaatgtgggagGCTTTTCAGGATGGAGAGAAGCTTGGCACTGGGGAGAATCTTGCTCCTTGGCACCCAATTAAACCTGGAGGAGTCTTGATCCTGGGTCAGGAACAG GACACGGTGGGAGGAAGATTTGACGCAACTCAAGCCTTCGTTGGGGAGATGAGCCAGTTCAATATATGGGACAGGGTCTTAAAAGCTGAAGACATCTCGAATATTGCTAACTGCTCCGCCAACATGCCTGGTAACATCATACCCTGGGTGGATAACAACG